In Pseudomonas flavescens, the sequence AACTATCCGATCTCAGCCTCCGATTCGAGGCACCCCGACAAGAACTCGGCCAGTCTACTGACAGCTGCCCGCCGCAGCAACGCCGGCAGGACCCGCAGGTCGGATAGTGGCGCCTGCCTGCCCATCACCGCGCGCCTTGACCACCCCGATGGCCGGGCTTAGTCTCGCCGACTACTGCCCCCTCTAGGATTCGCTGACATGCTGCGCAGACTCTCCCTGGCCGTCGCCGTGACCGCTGCCTCAACCGCCACGGCCTGGGCAGATCCGGCCCCGCTGTCGGTACGCACCGACCTGATGTCGGTGTATCAGGAGGCCGCCGCCAACAATGCCGATCTGGCCGCCGCCCGAGCCGACTACCAGGCCCGCCGCGAAGGCGTACCGCAGGCCCGCGCAGGCCTGCTGCCGAACCTCAGTGCCGGCGCCCGGACGACGGACACTCGCACCGCCCTGCAACAGCCCTCCGCCACCCAGTCACGCAGCGGTACGCTGTACCAGGCCAACCTCAGCCAGCCACTGTTTCGCGCCGACCGCTGGTTCCAGCTGCAGGCGGCCGAAGCGGTCAGCGAGCAGGCCGCCCTGGAGCTTTCCGCCAATGAGCAGAACCTGATCCTGCAGAGCGCCGAGGCCTATTTCTCGGTGTTGCGCGCCCAGGACAACCTGGCCTCCACCAAAGCCGAAGAAGCGGCCTTCAATCGCCAGCTCGACCAGGCCAACGAGCGCTTCGACGTTGGCCTCTCGGACAAGACCGACGTGCTTCAGGCCCAGGCCGGTTTCGATACGGCAAGGGCCAATCGCATCATTGCCCAGCGTCAGGTCGACGACGCCTTCCAGGCCCTGATCACCCTGACCAACCGCGAATACCGGAGCATCGAAGGCATCCAGCACAGCCTGCCGATTCTTACCCCCGTGCCCAACGACGCCACCGCCTGGGTCAACACCGCGGCCGCGCAGAATCTCAACCTGCAGGCCAGCAACTTTGCCGTCGATGCGGCCGAGGAAACCCTGCGTCAGCGCAAGGCCGGGCACGCGCCGACCCTGGATGCCGTGGCCCGCTATGAGCGCGGAGACAACGACGCA encodes:
- a CDS encoding TolC family outer membrane protein, giving the protein MLRRLSLAVAVTAASTATAWADPAPLSVRTDLMSVYQEAAANNADLAAARADYQARREGVPQARAGLLPNLSAGARTTDTRTALQQPSATQSRSGTLYQANLSQPLFRADRWFQLQAAEAVSEQAALELSANEQNLILQSAEAYFSVLRAQDNLASTKAEEAAFNRQLDQANERFDVGLSDKTDVLQAQAGFDTARANRIIAQRQVDDAFQALITLTNREYRSIEGIQHSLPILTPVPNDATAWVNTAAAQNLNLQASNFAVDAAEETLRQRKAGHAPTLDAVARYERGDNDALGLSNPNYTGQNYGSDVSQRSIGLELNIPLYSGGLTSSQAREAYQRLSQSEQQREGLRREVVQNTRNLYRAVNTDVETVQARRQSIISNQSALQATEIGYQVGTRNIVDVLDAQRQLYSAVRNYNDARYDYILNNLRLKQAAGTLSPADLDALGRYLKPDYNPDRDFLPTDLAKAAEARLQGDE